Below is a window of Xiphophorus maculatus strain JP 163 A chromosome 19, X_maculatus-5.0-male, whole genome shotgun sequence DNA.
GAGCACTAAATGCTTGGTACCGACGCAGAGTGAAATACACAATGTTTGAGAGGAGCTTTGTAAAACGCAGTGGAAAAGGTTTGGAGATGAGGAAAGCGTGGCGCAGTGCAGAACGGCGCGCACACACTGCAGGTGTTATTGCAGTTATGCAAACTAAACGCTCTATGCACCGGGAAGAATCGGAGtgaagagattttattttatttgaggttttttttaagtgatagCCGTGGTCATGTGGGTTGAGAGCACCGCCTAACGTACAGGCTTTACTCTCAACTCATctctgacagtttttttttcttcctgaatttcaaatatattcaaCACTTGTGCAACAAACTGACTTTCATATCTATTCATTGACATGTACACACTATATATCTGCAGATGCATGGAGTATGTTTTACATTAGTTTGACATGGTGCTATCAAGATATTCCTGAAGCAAGACCAACTTCACATGCCTTATTTGTCACCAACTTGCAGTCGCACTAATGAAATGAGTTCTGTTAGCTCTCTTCCGTCTGTGGGGTGTTTCATAGAGGTGGCTCACGTCTGCAGGAtttccagtaaaaaaaagaaaaagccttcAAACTGACTTGTGAAAGGCTCGGGCTTCTATGAACATATGGATTAGCTACACTACATGGCAACATTTGGATTCAAATCATGGTGGGGATTCATTTCTTCACAGagggacagggaagctgcaGAAAGATATAGAATCAAATAGTCTGGAAGACGGGAGTTAAATGCAGGGAAATCCTGGAGGAATATTTGTTAGAGGCTGGAGGAAAACTTTTTTAGAGGTTCGATTCTGCAACCccggtattttttttttttttttttttttttacaaatgcagGGATTAGCAGAGAACCACTTTACCTGTTAAGTTTGGGAGGCCTGAGTTCATGGATTTGAAACATGCTAGGATGGTCTGGGTATTTAATGCTTACAAAAGCTTGGACTAAAAACACTAGAGAACCCGTCTGTTGGTACGTTCTGGTAGCTTTCTGCGAGGCCTGGTTTTATGGAGGCAAAGCATACCGACTAAAAGAagctaaaggaaaaaataaaaataagtcagTGGGAGCTGCCAGTCGTCCACAGCCTAAAGGAGAGAAAAACTCATCgctcttctcttctttttttaatcgaAAGTATTCAAAATACagaagtggcagcatcatgccatATGGTTTGTGTagttatttaatgtaaaaaataaataaaataaacactccAACTAACGTTTACCCAGGATTTCAtaatagacattttaaaaagtgatctaatttaaaaagaaacttcatAGTTGGAAAAAAGCCTTTCTGCTTGTTAACGTTTTATGATacaaattgtaaaaaagaaaataaaacaaaatcaataaatagaAGCCACTCTTTATGAAACACCCGTCATCTCACTAGGCTAGATTTCATTTACTCGGTGCAAAGAGACAATCAGTAAATCAAGAGTCAAACTATAGCAAGCCAGAATTTAAACCAGAGGCTGTCACTTCCTTAGATATGATTAGAATAAAAGACTTGTGGGTCAGACAGCAGCAGTATGAAGCTGGGAGTATTTATGATGTGAATGTGACTTCACAGTAAAACACTGCATAATGAGGCAAAACCATTAACACAAGCAAACAAGAAAGCTGCAGTATACAGGCCATGCGAGTCAGTGTGGTGGCTCTAATGCATTTCTCACACAGCTATCCTGCCTCGTACTGCAGGCTCTTCACCTCGAGCCACAGTATAACTCAAGTGACCTCAATAAAAGCCATGTTTAGAAAGTTAAGAGAGACCGTTCACCTCAAGAGTTTAATGATCTACATTTAGGATGAACCGATCTAGTGTATCTCTAGTCTTCTCAAACAGTGAGCATAATGTTAAATTTGTActaaaaaacagctgaaaatggtTTGAATGACTagcattgtattttttttttattagtcacTATATCTATAAGAATGTGACATGTCTACTCTCACCTCCGTCCACTCCTTATCTCCGTGCCATTTGTGTTCAGTGGTTTTTAATCTGCATTTTGTACTCTCTCTCTCCAGctacataaaatatacaaaaatgttGAGAGAAAACATCAGGatacattttgagaataaagtttaaaaccaATACCCAGGAACAGTCGGCTGCTTTGACTCTTTCTACAGTTTCAGATACATTTCTCTACACAGTGCTTAGTAACATTGTTCACGATCATTGAACATTTCCGGATTTTGTCGCATTGCAACCAAGAAttcaaaatttgagttttattcCAGCACAAAATGGTGCAGCGCATTAAAGCAGAGCCAAGAATTGTCCCATATTTAGCTCCTTCCAGCTTTAGATTAGACTTCATTTTAGTGTATTGGAGTGAGGAGACTAAATACAAAATCAGCatccaaaataatttaaataaataaataaataattctaaatcacacttctttgtGATGGCCTGTTGCATAAAAAGACACTAATAatctaaaaaactaaaaagaaataataataatgaaaaatgcatgaaatcaaaCTTCAGTGTAGTTTATTGAGTATAAACAAAGTGACAGAGACAGATGTGAAACAACTGCAATGAGTTCAAAACAAGCCAGTTTCTGTGAAGTCGCGCTGAATatgaacaaaccaaaaacagacCAATGTGTCGCATTTACATTCTGGTAGCTGTTGGTGACACGAAGAGCCGACTTGCTGGCGGGCAGCTTTCAGACTAATTAGATCTCAAGTCACCGGTAACAAGCTGATGATGATCACTTAGAGCACCGAACAACAGCTTATGTCAATCTTTACAAACTCAATACGCCTGCAGCCAAGCAGGCagacaattgttttgttttttttcccagaacaAATAAGCCAGGAGATGCTGATGGGGGACGAGTTCAGCGCGCACTATTACTTATCGTTAGGCGCTCTGTACCCTGAGAGACCGTGGCAAGAGCCCCACCGGATGCATCCGGCGTCAACATTAATCAGCTCATTTACATACTGTGTATGTTTTCTGCATCCTGCTGCAATTCCTCAGCCTGGCCGCTCTGACAAAATAAACTGagataatgttttattgtcGGATGTAATAACGCTCACAGCGGCTGCGCGGTTTAAACAGACCGAGCGGATGCAGCAGGTGATACAATGACTGCTACAACACAGTAATTGTAATTTATATGGGGAAGATCATATATCactatcaaaaaacaaaacaaaaaaacaaaaaaaacaaagcttgttGAATCTGAACTTCTCAAAGCTGCATCATACGcccagaaaaccacaaaaaaacaaaaataaaacaatgccCGAGTGACATattaaacaaaatgcagaaaaaaaaaatatatatattacaaatgtgtttgaagactgaacatttgtttttatatgtttacagACTGTGCAATTCCAGAGTATGAGGAagtgaattttctgcacatcACCTGATTTGTGAAGGAGCTCAGTCTCCAATTGGGAGcaataaatctttattaaaccatcataaaaaataataaatgcagtCAGGTTGAGAGAATGACTACACAGagaatatttcatatttacatcAACACTGCTATCAGAGAGaaagacctaaaaaaaaacaacaaaaaaaacctaaagatAAAGGAAACACCGCTgattttttaatggttaaaCCTTGAAATCTATTCCCAAATTCAGTGTTGATATTTGCTTTAGGAGCTAATAAATTAATGAAGGATTGGTAGGTATGAATTCTTACGATaggaaattattatatttatacaaGAACCTCAGTCTGAAGGatcaaaatgtgagaaattaaTGGGGAAGCTTTTAGTTAATTCCAGCATGAAGAGATTTGTCCTGATTCACTCCAAAAAGGCCAATTCTGGATTTATAAAGATTTTGAAACAAGATTTACAGGCGAATCTCCAAGAAATATaatatcattaaaaatcattcatTCTTGATTTGAATTTTTCAATTCAAATCAAGAAGTGAAGCTCATTATTAGGCGTAGAGTTCTGTATTTCAATTTTGATGACTATGTTCATATACTACTCAGGCCTTGTACATACTttatctgctttaaaaaaatccttttatcGGGtgcatagattttattttttttaatgaaatataccACACTGTGTGTTTTGAGTCTATACAATGtaagagtttcactttttgaattaaagTCCTGAATGATATTCCATGTCTAATTTCTTGGAAAGCACCTGTAGATCTGAAATGGCAAAAACATGGGAACAAATAGTCGAAAACACATTTGTTCTCACTTCATTTCTGCTTGACGGATAATTAAACTAGGCATAATCAGATCACAACAACACATGACAATGAGCTTCGTTACACAATAATAActatattattaataataatgaaccTAGGATTTGAGAATTTTCCATTTTAGATTTAACTACGGCCTCTAGGTGTGGATAAGTGACCTCGGACGTCACAACACACACCGGAAAtctgaagaagagagaaaccAGCTGACCGGAGCTCATTTTACTTATGGTGAGTGTTCTGCTGCCATGTTGGGATAATATCTGGTATAAACAGCAGTGGCGCTCGGTCAGTTGCTTCCTCTTTGGCTCAGTTTCTGATTCCCTCACCGCTCCAGACAGTCCAGCATGACTACTTACAGCGCGGCAGACGCCGTCAAAGGCACCCTGGCGAAAAGTCTTCATGatctaaattgtttttacatttccatCTCAGTAagtaagtgtgtgtttgtgcagacGTGTTTCCTGTGTGTTGCAGAACCGGCTCAAAGTGGACGTCTGAGGCGAGCAGAAGGTTTCCTCGTCTATTTGATGAGCTTGTTGGCTCTTGCGTTTGCTTCGTCGATGCGGAGTTTATTCATGTCCGCCTGAAGGAAATGAGTATAGagtaaaaacatacataaacaaattgttttcttaTTAATGCAAAAACTAGAGATGAACCAACAAAGATCTGCTAATTGGCTCCTTAAATTGACAGATAAATATCAGAtaaagatttataaaatatgatcTGATCCGCACGTCAGGATAATCGTCTAAATCCTATTTTTCTGCTATTGCCGGGTGATAAATAATTGATTTGATcaatttattaaagttttgGGTTTTGAAGGTTTAATtcttggaaaatctggatttttaaaaaaaaaattcccaccGATGCTCAGCCagagccgccatcttgttttacagtttctgtttatttggattttgaattcaggtcaactctatAACAAAATATTAGGTCcaagctacattttttttattttatttttagattttaaagttataacattacaaaaatacagCTGTAATATTTCCAGAATGAAATTGTACAAttagcaaaaaattaaaaagaagaaagctaagcatcttgtgaagttatactttggtcTTGGGAATACTTCATCTTTTAACACACGACCATCAAATTGTTTTCAGTAGTAGAAACGGCAAAAAAAACGAAAAGCTGGCCATGTTCTAACTGtacaattttttctttaattaaagcgacttttttcttataattttaaaactttcctttagtaaaattccatttttattctgccaacactgaaattaaacaaaatttcctGAAGCCTCAATCATACAACTTCTAGAAGGGaggattgaaataaaagccattttctgaaaatatttgtcatttcttttttagataagaaaagaataaaaaggtttgttaaaaccacaaaactgACTACCTACTTCACAATCTTTTGAAAGCAACtacaaaaatggcaaaattttGCGTAAACAAAACGAAAAATCGGCCTCAGACTCGCCTTGTTGTTGATGCGATCGATGTGAGCGTTCTGCTGGTCGATCTCGTTGCCCATATTTAGAGCCATGTCCTTCAGGTTGCCAATGATGCCGCCGACTGCCTGGAGGTTCTCCTCCATTTCATCCTCCCGCGCGTCGTTAGTCACTCTGAAAAACGACACACCGCGGTTTGTATTTGGATATAAGGAATCCCCGAAGGCGGGAAAGACGAGGCGCATTACCTGTTGATGTAGGGGCCGGACGGCGCCGCGGCGCTCGTCTGGGTGGTCTGGCCATTGCGAACGCCTGAAGGCTGCCTTGAGACGACATTGGAGCCTTTGCCGTCACCTTCGCCCTCGCCCCACGTGCGTTTGTAACGAGAGTCATTCTCGATGGATGACACCCTGGGGacaaaaagagattaaaaatcCAGTTGAAAATTTACACTGCGCTACAGTAAAACGCACACGCAACGCTTAAGTAGCTCTTTCTTAGCTGGTTCAATTGTTAGCTACTGCAGATGCTAATCAATGAAGCATGACGGTAAAAGATTCCCTACCTGATGTCGTGATAATCAAAGTATCTTCTTTTCCAAAACGAAAGCATTTCAGAAAGATTTTGTCCGTGTTTAGAATCAAATGCAGCCTTTTAACGTCATTATAAAAGCACATATGCCAAGCAGATTCATGGTAAATGTTGAGTAGTACTCTGACACCAACAACATTTGCAATTTATGGGTAAAGAAAACGGCAATAAATCAACAAACCAGCAGCACAGAAGGGTTTCAAGCTGCATAAATACCGAATATATGGAAAATTTCCATATAAATTTTCCAGATTTATATGGAAAACACATATAAATctgaaacatgttaaaacatgaacataaaaCTGTCCCCAAAATGGAACTAATCATACAAACATACATTGTTGTCATTCCTGCCGTTGCAATTTGTGTTTGAAGCCTTCTGTAGCTTTGCAGTGCAATTACAGGCTCTCTTTTTGATACATTATAATTGCAACGGGAGGAAGATCATCGGCGGCGGCGGAACGGACGGGCTACCTGTCGCAGGGGCAAACGCAGAGGCCGCAGCACCTGGACAGGTCCGTCAGGTTTTTCTCAGCCGTCTTCATGTCCTGGTTGATCTGGTCCATGCCCCGCTCCACATTCCTCAGTTGATCTAAATAAGAACCACACgttattttaaccatttaaataaatgctttatgTCGTCGtcgtgttaaaaaaaaaaacaaccaaaaacaaaaaaaaaaccaaacgtCTATTTACGatggaagaggaaaaaactgaaagacTGCAGTTAGCATGAAAGTACAGCTACTCTTAACGTAAAGAGCCAGTTAGAAGTTGGCTATGAATATGAATCAGCATTTTGGGTCTTTAAATATTCATCACATAAAAGGGATGGGGTGAATTTCCAAAACAAGACTTCGGTGTACAATTTTTTGGTGTATTGTGGTTGAAAAGGAATGCATACAGagtcaaacacaaacacacactccctGTACGGTGTGTTTACATGTCGTTGAGCCAgttgcagaggaaacacacactCCTGTCGCCTTCTGCTCCACTTTTAAGGCTGCATGGTGAAAATGTCGTCATCGCAATTTCAGCTTGTGCAATAGTTatatgagggtttttttttaagtgtaattATTGTTTAATATATTATAAGTGTTATGAGCTTGCAATTTCCATGCTAATACAGATTTTCTGATGTGAATATTTGACCGTTTTCACAGAAATGTAAGAGTTTATTTAAGATTGTTAGAATTCCCGTTTGCTGCTGCCTGAGTGGACAAACGGAGAAACTTTTTATGATGCAAAGGCTGATCTGTTAGGGCgaaatgacagagaaaaatgtCTGGAGAAGTCCAAGTGAAGCTTTTAAATCCAAGAGCAGTATAACAACTGTGAAGCGTCATGGAGGCAGGGTCAGGCTGAGAAACTGTTCAGGTCCCAGTTGTACtggaataatgaaaaaaaaaaaaaaaaaaaaaagaggaccaCTTTGCAGCttctaaaatctaatttaacaaCTTAATGGTTGTTCCAACAGAACAACAATCCTAGAAACACTTCAAACCTGGTTTTTGAGTGATAAAAGGAGAACAAGATCACATTTAGTTGAAAGGCCCCCGACCTCAAACCTGTTGAAAACTATTTACGCAACTCATCTCTGGCCAGGCAAGGGGTCAAATATTCAGCAGGAATCCTACCTGGATCTCGCCAACTGCTTTGGagttgaaaatgtctgaaacttGCTAAGGGACATTTAGCTAAATATCAACAGGGGTTGTGTATAGATTAGAGAATgcaatgtttaatttcttttacatctacttcttgttttttaaattgactgaaATTGGATGTTGTATTATCGTTCCTCCTGTTTGAGAAGTGTCTGGTACAAATCAACtgtaaattagaaaatatggaACATTTTACTCGGCTATTATGTgctcacataaaaaaaaaaaaaaaacataaaacatttgaacatcactcacttaaaaaaaaaaaaaaaagtaaccacATCCTTGTAGGTTCTATTCCAACATTTATTACTCTTATTGCCTCAGGAGGAAAAATATGTCAATTATAAATCACAGAATACCTTGTTCTCTTTAACAGTGATGAAAAGTTGATGCTGTGAGCTCACCTGCTTGGTGGTCAAGCATCTCCATGGTTTTGACTCCTGTCTGTTGGCTCTGGAagagaaatacaaagaaaaattaaagattGCATCCTCACATGACTGTAggcagaaataattaaaaggtCGAGTCTcatgttaaaaattaaacaatgttgACCCtgctaggaaaaaaaataaaaaaatcaaattacaagttttaaaataagcaGTAGGACACagcattttaagaaaaaaggtTTCAACAACAAGGCAGATTTTGCCTCTCCACATAGTTTTCTACTTTACTTGTGTAATAACACCTTTaagcaaaatgtaacatttttagcaCTTTCTTTCAGGTAGATAAAACAAGACCTGACTAAAAACGTCAaaagaataagaataaaaacatcaaaagtcTCACCTCCTCTGCCATCTGCAGCATCCTCCTTGTGCTTTCCAGAGACTGGAGGGGAAAAATATAGTCAAGATCATTTTTAGGACAATATTATGAAACTTAACTGTCAGTCACTGAAGCGTTTCCCTCAGTGACTGACATTAACGTTAATAAGaagaaagtgtcattatttacaaaatcatACAAAGTTgggacttttaaagcaactttgcattaaaagtgtcattatttactggatgacacttcatgacaacagtcagacattcataaaaactccttcatgttcacaaCAGGTGTTATGACAGTGACATGTCAGTCTTATGGACACcacgtcaaataaagtgttactgaaaTATCCTCAAAAAATATCTCCATATTAAGAAAATACTCAATCTACTTTGAAGTACTcgatttgacttttttttcttcccagaaTTTTGCAATCTCTCTTATATTTGGAGCCACACAAACAACGTTGGAAGCTGAAATACTCTAATTTTAACATGGTTTTCCTTTTCCAGTTATTCCAGTTGGCAGGCTCAGGAGGATCTTTGCTAATTATTGTGGATTACACTCAGAATACCAGCCCCTGAAGACTAAAATTGCCCCCCTGTGGTCTGAACTAATAAACATTGGCAGTGATTTCTGAATTTCATTGCCAACAAACTCCAGAGATGGAAACTTGTTGTGATCAACAAGATTTTCATAGGAGGCTGATGGAGGAGGGCACAGAAATGACACCACAACACCAACTGGTTGATTAATACGACATTtaccatttttctgtttttgaagaatGAATCATATAGACTTCTTATCGAATCTAAAacaaattgggttttttttctctccaaactgCCATATAATAGGATGGAGTCACTGATCAGGTAAAACTCACACAAAAGCAAATAGACGAAAACACAAGAGGCAAGAAGTGACAGTGGAAGGGAATGCAGTCGGTTCAGGTAGAGCGACGCCCTTCGTGCATCTATTAATAGGAAATGCTGCACAGAATCCCAGGAACTGCAGCGGCTTAGCACAAGACTGCACAGTTGCCATCACTAAATCTTAGTTAACAACAGAGAGTCGAGAACAGATTCCTCATTTTCTCCGTTGTGTTTGCTCTGAGTACATTCATCGGCGAGTTgagaaacagacaaacacaaattgGCTAACGGGACGTGTCGAGCTCAGCCAGGTTTCTGTTGACTTAGCCAGAACATCCCTTGCTCGGATGAACATTACATTATTGCTTCTGCAATCCTTCCACTTGGCCAGTTAAGCCTTAAATCGCTGCCAATAGTTGCCAGATTGTTGTGACGTCCCAAATCTTAGATATAGAACAGCTTAGCTTAGGGCACTTATGGCGGAAAGCTTTAAtgggaaaatatatttaccCTAGATGAGATGGCAAATAGCTACAATGAAAACTTCTCACAAGCACATCTACCAGTAACACGTCTacacaaaaaaagcacacaGCATGGCTGTAATGTGCCAGGATTACAAAGCATCAAAttacatttgacaaaaaaatgtaaaaagctgtACTTTTAAGGTTAAATAAcctttcaaatgtaaaatgtatttatacatCTTGAACTTTCACAGATTTCAGCTTATTCTTTTATAcaagttgtttgttgttttttattctcgacaaaccaacacaaaacgTGGTTTATCAACCACAGGCAGCAAAttagaaatttgaaaaaaaaaaaaaaaaaaaaaaaagaatctgtttttcttgatgttttgcaaaagaaaaacaaaacttgttctTAAACGTcaatgtgcatttgtatttcgATGCAAATCTACTTTtatgtctctgtcagttttgtgtgtttagattttttttagaaaattttgcccttttgttttagcaaaatagctcaaactccCTAAGATTACATGGGTGCCGTAAGTAAACATCAATATTCTGCTTTCCCAGAAATTTTCAAAAGGATTTGGATCTGGACTTAGATGAACCCATTCTAACAAATACACTCCGATCTATTGACAGCTGCTGCCTTTCAGAGTAGATTCCCTGtccatgaagaagaaaagccTCCCCGCAGCATTATGCTGCAATAACCAGGTTTTATTGTAGAGATTGTGAGTTAAGGGTTACgtgaaaagtaattttctgtTCTTCTGACTAAAGCTCTTGTTGCCCATCCTTTATAATCTTTACTGACCATGTCTCACAAGGTTTGCCATCCCAATTCTGGACACCTGACTGAACCGTCTGCAACAAATGGTTAAGATATTGCTTCATAACGTCAACCTGCTGTCAACATCTCTGCAACTTTTTCCCTCAATtatctgctgtattttttggTTGTTATAATTCTTTTTATTCACTagtgttctctaacaaacctttgaTATCTTCCCAGAATTTCTGCTGAgaacaaacaacacaaatgtaCTTTATTTACCAACTAGCACATTTCTGAAAaccaaaggttttatttattgtgtattGCAGTGAAGGGGTTAAATTCAAATGCATGCTACactttttagtaaataaaatttttaaaaaagccagatttttccaaatatttcacaattatttgcTATTTAAATTTGTCATGATCTTAGTGCAATAAATTAACAACAGCTCAAGGTATATAACATTTATGCAGGGCACTGTATATTTTATTCCTAAATATTGCATTATAAACGATAAATTATAATGTCCTGATACACAGTCAGTCATGCATTGAGTGTTTAAGGTTTGGCCAGTTACCCAAAGCCAGGGTGGTTAGCAGAATTAGCAGCAGGACATTTCCATGCCCACACGCCTCCTTTATCAACCAGGCAGCAGCacaaggaagaagaagaagaaaaaacaagaagaagggTAGAAAGAAAATTGCAGGTTTAGTTCaaacacagaaagcagaaaaacacagctgAGACAAACAAGAGAAGTTTAGAACCAATACACATTAGAGcgaagtatttattttatcagtttgGTTACTGGTGTCAAACTccggtcctcaagggccactgtcctgcagtttttagatgtgccacagctacaaaacactggaatgaaatggcttaattacctcttccttgtgtagatcagttttccacagccttaatgacctaa
It encodes the following:
- the snap23 gene encoding synaptosomal-associated protein 23 isoform X1 → MPQNIELGATGRAAKQDSTNMDEMSVEQMAGKANQLTDESLESTRRMLQMAEESQQTGVKTMEMLDHQADQLRNVERGMDQINQDMKTAEKNLTDLSRCCGLCVCPCDRVSSIENDSRYKRTWGEGEGDGKGSNVVSRQPSGVRNGQTTQTSAAAPSGPYINRVTNDAREDEMEENLQAVGGIIGNLKDMALNMGNEIDQQNAHIDRINNKADMNKLRIDEANARANKLIK
- the snap23 gene encoding synaptosomal-associated protein 23 isoform X2, whose product is MDEMSVEQMAGKANQLTDESLESTRRMLQMAEESQQTGVKTMEMLDHQADQLRNVERGMDQINQDMKTAEKNLTDLSRCCGLCVCPCDRVSSIENDSRYKRTWGEGEGDGKGSNVVSRQPSGVRNGQTTQTSAAAPSGPYINRVTNDAREDEMEENLQAVGGIIGNLKDMALNMGNEIDQQNAHIDRINNKADMNKLRIDEANARANKLIK